The following are encoded together in the Anguilla rostrata isolate EN2019 chromosome 19, ASM1855537v3, whole genome shotgun sequence genome:
- the LOC135245521 gene encoding carboxypeptidase A1-like produces MKGLFLLAALLGAVFGRDTFEGDQVLRIRAEDEAQLALLQDLSEMDWLQLDLWKEPTHPSLPVDIHVPFHNLQDVKAYLLFNEIPYTIMIEDLQALLDQEQHEMQSARSAPPRNTDAYDYANYHTLSEIYSFMDMLAAENPTLVSKIQIGASYEKRPLNVLKFSTGPNRPAVWLDTGIHSREWVTQASGTWFAKKIVTDYGRDPALTDILNRMDIFLEIVTNPDGYAYTHTQNRMWRKTRKPNPGTSCVGVDPNRNWDAGFGGAGASGYACSETYRGPRAHSESEVSSIVDFVRSHGNIKAFVSIHSYSQMLLYPYGYTRQPVPEQPELHALAKKAITKLASLYKTRYTYGSIIKTIYQASGGTIDWTYNQGIKYSYTFELRDTGRYGFVLPADQIIPTAQETWLALMVIMEHAKDNMY; encoded by the exons ATGAAGGGACTCTTTCTGCTGGCTGCGCTTCTGGGGGCCGTTTTCGGCCGCGACACTTTCGAGGG AGACCAGGTTCTGAGAATAAGGGCGGAGGACGAGGCTCAGCTCGCTCTGCTCCAGGACCTGAGCGAGATGGACTGGCTACAG CTGGACCTCTGGAAGGAGCCCACTCACCCTTCCCTCCCTGTGGACATCCATGTCCCCTTCCACAACCTTCAGGACGTCAAGGCCTACCTGCTTTTCAACGAGATCCCGTACACCATCATGATCGAGGACCTGCAG GCCCTTCTGGACCAGGAGCAGCACGAAATGCAGAGCGCCCGTTCGGCCCCGCCGAGGAACACCGACGCCTACGACTACGCCAACTACCACACCCTGAGCGAG ATCTACAGCTTCATGGACATGCTGGCGGCGGAGAACCCGACCCTGGTGAGCAAGATCCAGATCGGCGCCAGCTACGAGAAGCGCCCCCTGAACGTGCTCAAG TTCAGCACCGGACCCAACCGTCCCGCAGTGTGGCTCGACACCGGGATCCACTCCAGGGAGTGGGTCACCCAGGCCAGCGGCACCTGGTTCGCCAAGAAG ATCGTGACGGACTACGGCCGCGACCCCGCCCTCACCGACATCCTCAACAGGATGGACATCTTCCTGGAGATCGTGACCAACCCCGACGGCTACGCGTACACCCACACCCAG aaccGCATGTGGCGTAAGACCAGGAAGCCAAACCCCGGAACATCCTGCGTGGGCGTCGACCCCAACAGGAACTGGGACGCTGGTTTCGGAG gtgcCGGCGCCAGTGGCTACGCCTGCAGCGAGACCTACCGCGGGCCCCGGGCTCACTCCGAGTCGGAGGTCAGCTCCATCGTGGACTTTGTGCGTTCCCACGGCAACATCAAGGCCTTCGTCTCCATCCACAGCTACTCGCAGATGCTGCTGTACCCCTACGGCTACACCCGCCAGCCCGTTCCCGAGCAGCCCGAGCTG catgcactagCCAAGAAGGCCATCACTAAGCTGGCCTCTCTGTACAAAACCAGATACACCTACGGCAGCATTATAAAAACCATCT ACCAAGCGAGCGGCGGCACCATCGACTGGACCTACAACCAAGGCATCAAGTACTCCTACACCTTCGAGCTGAGGGACACCGGTCGCTACGGCTTCGTCCTGCCGGCCGATCAGATCATCCCCACCGCCCAGGAGACCTGGCTGGCCCTGATGGTCATCATGGAGCACGCCAAGGACAACATGTACTGA